From the genome of Mya arenaria isolate MELC-2E11 chromosome 5, ASM2691426v1:
GGTATGCATTATAAAGTGAGAAGTAACAAGTGGTTCAGTTTACCAGGTATTGAAACACACAAGGTATGCATTATAAAGTGAGAAGTAACAAGTGGTTCAGTTTACCAGGTATTGAAACACACAAGGTATGCATTATAAAGTGAGAAGTAACAAGTGGTTCAGTTTACCAGGTACTGAAACACACAAGGTATGCATTATTAAGTGAGAAGTAACAAGTGGTTCAGTTAACCAGGTACTGAAACACACAAGGTATGCATTATTAAGTGAGAAGTAACAAGTGGTTCAGTTAACCAGGTACTGAAACACACAAGGTATGCATTATTAAGTGAGAAGTAACAAGTGGTTCAGTTAACCAGGTATTGAAACACACAAGGTATGCATTATAAAGTGAGAAGTAACAAGTGGTTCAGTTTACCAGGTATTGAAACACACAAGGTATGCATTATTAAGTGAGAAGTAACAAGTGGTTCAGTTTACCAGGTACTGAAACACACAAGGTATGCATTATTAATTGAGAAGTAACAAGTGGTTCAGTTTACCAGGTACTGAAACACACAAGGTATGCATTATTAAGTGAGAAGTAACAAGTGGTTCAGTTTACCAGGTATTGAAACACACAAGGTATGCATTATAAAGTGAGAAGTAACAAGTGGTTCAGTTTACCAGGTACTGAAACACACAAGGTATGCATTATTAAGTGAGAAGTAACAAGTGGTTCAGTTTAACAGGTACTGAAACACACAAGGTATGCATTATTAAGTGAGAAGTAACAAGTGGTTCAGTTTAACAGGTACTGAAACACACAAGGTATGCATTATCAAGTGAGAAGTAACAAGTGGTTCAGTTTAACAGGTACTGAAACACACAAGGTATGCATTATCAAGTGAGAAGTAACAAGTGGTTCAGTTTAACAGGTACTGAAACACACAAGGTATGCATTATTAAGTGAGAAGTAACAAGTGGTTCAGTTTAACAGGTACTGAAACACACAAGGTATGCATTATAAAGTGAGAAGTAACAAGTGGTTCAGTTTACCAGGTACTGAAACACACAAGGTATGCATTATAAAGTGAGAAGTAACAAGTGGTTCAGTTTACCAGGTACTGAAACACACAAGGTATGCATTATTAAGTGAGAAGTAACAAGTGGTTCAGTTTACCAGGTACTGAAACACACAAGGTATGCATTATAAAGTGAGAAGTAACAAGTGGTTCAGTTTACCAGGTATTAAAACACACAAGGTATGCATTATTAAGTGAGAAGTAACAAGTGGTTCAGTTAACCAGGTATTAAAACACACAAGGTATGCATTATTAAGTGAGAAGTAACAAGTGGTTCAGTTAACCAGGTATTGAAACACACAAGGTATGCATTATAAAGTGAGAAGCAACAAGTGGTTCAGTTAACCAGGTACTGAAACACACAAGGTATGCATTATAAAGTGAGAAGTAACAAGTGTTTCAGTTTACCAGGTATTAAAACACACAAGGTATGCATTATTAAGTGAGAAGTAACAAGTGGTTCAGTTTACCAGGTACTGAAACACACAAGGTATGCATTAATAAGTGAGAAGTAACAAAGAGTTCAAATCATCAGGTACTGAAATACAAATCAACACAATTTTTTCCCCATTTAAACACTATGGACTGAAAAACAGAAGTAGTTCAGTTATTTCAACATTCAAATACCTGGTAAGGTACTATAAcacaaaatgttagttttgctATCTGATCACTTtgtattatgttataaaattatgacAAATTTTTGGATATATTTTCTACTTAAAATTGCTATTAAATCGAAAAATAAGCATAATTTAATCAGAAATGAGGGTGACATTATGAATCTAAGGAAACGAAATAACAAAGTTACAACTTGAACAATGAGAATGTTTCAAAGACTTACGAACGAGAAGAGGAGGGCGCCGAGTGAGGAGTACACAATATTTGCATACTGAAACACAGAACAAACAGCATTGCATcagtataattatatcaaaattgcatCTCTtgaaagcaaaaataaacaaacatcagaTTTCTTTAGATAGTGTGCGGgattaaacattcaaatttgCAATTCTTTACGAATCCAAGTGCGAGGTTGCGAATTTAGAACTTGGCTGAATATTAATTTACCAATGACAGTCAATGTTCAGATTATGATTTCGCAAATATTAAGCGTCATGAAATTGTTCGAAACCAGGAACTAATCAAAACAAGATTCGCAAAATTCTTTGCTGTTAggtgtatttaaataaattgataaattaaaacaatgactcaattaaaaacatttttttaacaaatttttttatctttgagcGAATCCctctttaagttattttttttcatcacaaCTTACGTGGTTCTGAATGATGAGACAAAGCAGTCCGAAGCAGAATAGCACGATCAGGAACACGAACAGGAGACCTCCCAACATGGTGAAGTCCCACTGAAACATATACAGACATGCTTGCCCATGTTGAAACGAGGTTTAACgtttaaacatcatttaagtGACGAATGATTGTCCGAAAGACACAATTTGTGAAAGCTCTTGTACCgcattaaataaattaaataaacatatttggaGCCACCAGGCATTTAAATTCAGCAATACTGCTCGAGGAAATGACAAGctttattggacattggatacCCTTGCTGTTGATAGTCTAAACTTGTTTGCTATTCCATATATagcattttattttgcattttatgtcGAATTATCTACGTTTACAGcttgaattaaaaaatgcataaaaaagaTGGAGGGGCAGTGTTCTGTGTCCAGGTACTGAAACACACAAGGTATGCATTATAAAGTGAGAAGTAACAAGTGGTTCAGTTTACCAGGTACTGAAACACACAAGGTATGCATTATAAAGTGAGAAGTAACAAGTGGTTCAGTTTACCAGGTATTGAAACACACAAGGTATGCATTATTAAGTGAGAAGTAACAAGTGGTTCAGTTTACCAGGTATTGAAACACACAAGGTATGCATTATAAAGTGAGAAGTAACAAGTGGTTCATTTTACCAGGTATTGAAACACACAAGGTATGCATTATTAAGTGAGAAGTAACAAGTGGTTCAGTTTACCAGGTATTGAAACACACAAGGTATGCATTATTAAGTGAGAAGTAACAAAGAGTTCAAATCATCAGGTACTGAAATACAAATcaacacaattatttacaaatcaaCACAATTATTTCCCCATTTAAACACTATGGACTGAAAAACAGAAGTAGTTCAGTTATTTCAACATTCAAATACCTGGTAAGGTACTATAAcacaaaatgttagttttgctATCTGATCACTTtgtattatgttataaaattatgacaaatttttggatatatttactGCTCGAGGAAATGACAAGctttattggacattggatacCCTTGCTGTTGATAGTCTAAACTTGTTTGCTATTCCATATATagcattttattttgcattttatgtcGAATTATCTACGTTTACAGcttgaattaaaaaatgcataaaaaagaTGGAGGGGCAGTgttcaatataattcttattCTTATCCTCAGACaagcctcagtgattccattcagtctattggtcagttatttttacagtccaatcaaaacactcagacTCTACTGTTAAACCTAAGTTAGATTTATGTTGGTTATTTTTTACAGCTCCTGACCTACTAACCCACTTTTGTTGGAGGTGAACTTggaaacaaactatttattcattttggcCCTAATTTGGCCAAACTCTTCTGCAAAAAGGAAAGGCTTACCCTGGTCTGGAAGGCAAAGATGGTCAGTCCAACGGCAACAACCTGTATAAAGAAAATAGGGTGAATTGCAAACATAGACAGATTTTGGTACACTTGTGTTAAGATTGAACAAAAAAGAGCGCTGTGGAGTAAACACCAATGCattgctgttgttattttttctatagtTAAAAGCCTTGCTATTTATGTGCATattatctctggcaacatgtgtaccaagtttcatttgaatatcttgaaagtatttttgagttatggccaagttttTGCACTATGACAATGCTGGAGATAACACCAAGGATATTACAATACCTTCACTTTTATTACAATACCTtcacttttattcattatattcatTGTTCAAGCTAAAAAGGTTAGATAAGTTACCAATAATTAGGTTAATAAAACTGTGACTTACATTTGTAATTAACTTTAATTTCAGACTATAATTTGCTTTTTTGAAGAAGACTTATCTAATGTAATACACAGTCTAGCAGGTCGAACttttaatatgcatatattttctAGACAGGTTGTGACTTTGGGTACATTTAGTTCCGAAATGAAATTACGCAGATTGTCACTCCTGGTACATGTTGCTCTGAACAAAATTACAGAGGTTGTAATTGAGGTACATGTAGTTCCGAATAAATTTACGGAGGTCATCACTTTAAGTAGTAGTGGTAAGTAATAAGGAATGATAAAATATCCAACTGACTGCAGTGATTCCGCATGCCATCAGTACATACTCCGTCTTGTAAGTCCtgtcaataaaatgtttggaatatataaaaattatcctcaagaataatatataaaatcacaaaaaacatgctatttttttatcttttttttttaatttttggcaTCACACGTTCATTCggagataaaataataatttagtatatatgaaaaaaatccaGGTACTTTGTATTTTGGGAAAATGACCATTACCCTTGGAATAGGGAATTTACCAATTGTTTTTCATCCAACATTGGATTTTTTCTATacaaaactagagctgtcacaggagtgacgaatacccccaaatgccgcctggacacaggaatggcaaaccattcctttgaaaagaggccataactccaaggttactgcatactgcatcttcttttatcatgcatgtattgttttatttaaatctgttgagtaatttagaagttacactgctgacaagaaaaactagccttgcatgagttatcgtccggaaaccgtttttctatttttagtaacagtgaccttgaccttggccccaccagccccaatatcgaacttgacctgtatcttctgatgttacacctgtgtaccaaaatttgttcaaatctgtctagcctttcatgagttatcgtccggaaaacgtttttctatttttagtaatagtgaccttgaccttagccccaccagccccaatatcgaacttgacctgtatcttctgatgttacacctgtgtaccaaaaattgttcaaatctgtcaagcctttcatgatttatcgtccggaaaccgttttttctatttttagtaacatgaccttgactttggccccaccagccccaatatcgaacttgatctgtatcttctgatgttacacctgtgtaccaaaaattgttcaaatctgtcaagcctttcatgagttattgtccggaaaccgtttttctattttaagtaacagtgaccttgaccttggccccaatatcgaacttgacctatatcttctgatgttacacctgtgtaccaaactgtatcttctgatgttacacctgtgtaccaaaaattgttcaaatctgtctagcctttcatgagttatcgtccggaaaccgtttttctatttttaataacagtgacctttaccttggccccaccagccccaatatcgaacttgacctgtatcttctgatgttacacctgtgtaccaaaaaatgttcaaatctgtctagcctttcatgagttatcgtccggaaaccgtttttctatttttagtaacagtgaccttgaccccactagccccaatatcgaacttgacctgtatcttctgatgttacacctgtgtaccaaaaaattttcaaatctgtctagccttcatgagttattgtccggaaaccgttttttctatttttagtaacaatgaccttgaccttggccccaccagccccaatatcgaacttgacctgtatcttctgacgttacacctgtgtaccaaaaatttttcaaatctgtctagcctttcatgagttatcgtccggaaaccgtttttctatttttggtaacagtgaccttgaccttggccccaccagccccaatatcaaacttgacctgtatcttctgatgttacacctgtgtaccaaaaattgttcaaatctgtctagcctttcatgagttatcgtccggaaaccgtttttctatttttagtaacagtgaccttgaccttcgccccaccagccccaatatcgaacttggcctgtatcttctgatgttacacctgtgtaccaaaaattattcaaatctgtctagcctttcatgagttatcgtccggaaaccatgaaaaccgacagaccgaccgacagacagaccgacagaccgaccgacaagctcactcctatataccccctcaaacttcgtttgtgggggtataataatttttgttgaatatacttttttttaaccatttctTTATAACTTCTATTACTTAAAACTACagtttttaaacataactaaagGTAAGGTGGAAAAACCTTTTAGTCATTGGGTATATAACTGAATGCTGGATATAAAAATCCCCCCAAAAAACCTTCTGGCATTGTACCATAACTACAGGTGACCCTTTGAGATGGGAAAAGTAATAACACTTACCCAGACACAACACCAAGCATGAATCCTTCCAGTACagtctgaaaatacacaaaaagaACTAATGAGGACTAATTTATAAGACAAATATACTGAACTTTCTCGTGGCCTATCAAAATGGTCAGGGCTgctattcaatattggtcttaattggatctatgaacgatgtagctaatcggattacttgttataaataactgaccaatagagtgaatcaAGTCGATGATGTGTGACcctaagattaacttaagttgcataAAGAATACCATCCAAGTACTAGTTTTTACCAAGGAAAGGGactcaaatttattttttactttttttagcTATCAAATTTCCCCACAGGCTGaaagaaataagtaaatattttgtggGGTAATTGAAGAAGGCACTATGCACCATTACAATATAGgttatggtacatgtaccttctgGCATTAAAGGTACTAGATAAAAtccaaaatcagcaaatacagtatttcatcaaaacaagcctgtcaatacatgtacaaacttttatgaggctgataatacataactttacatgattaaaagaatattttgtcactgTTTCAGCTGAATTGATAGTCATGTGATTagtacaaaaacatttaacaaccctattttttactttaataccTGGAATTTTCATGATAGACAGAATTAGTAAATTTGTGGAttggaaaatatgcaaatttttATGTGTCGTAAGCATTGTGGTACATGAGTACCGTAATTGAGATTCAATGAGTTGATCACAACGATATCCATTATATTAGATGTTGAGCAATTTCTTATTTTCTTGAACTTGTATCATCTTATGTCTAGTCCCTTTTATCccacaaatatattatattaaacagtCCTGCTTACAAAGACGCCCAGGAGCACAAAGTTGATTGGGTAACTTCTTCTGACATCCGGACAGCATGACAACACAATCAACACAACAAACGTCAGCACCCTACAACATAACGCAGACTTGGTATTGGCTTTGGACACTCATTTTCAAGAAACAAAGTTAATTACATTaaacagtggttgaaattagcacaacACAGCAAGAcgtgcactggtaaaatgctgtCTCTGCTTGCTCGAATTCTTGACATTATATAGAAGTGCATGTTGTAAAATTTTAATCGCAAGCACTATTATAGAAATTCAGGCTTTTTCATCCGAAACCTTAGTTTCAATGACTGTCCAACATACTCATTTCTCATTTATTAAGAACGCAACCATGcactttttttcaattcatatCTGAAAATTGGTCAACACAGGATGCAGCATATGCCTAGTAAGGGactgtttttatatgttttagtaATCGTAACAATTCTGATGCTGGGAGTCTTCAAAAAATGAATACTGAAATcataaaaacagtccctaactggaatattaatttgaaaaaaagttcaTGGTTGCATTCCACCTACAACAATAATACTTTGCAGCCCTGACAAAAATAACCATATAGATCTGAAAATTTTCCTAAAGAGTTAAGTTTTAGAATATGTTTAGCAAGTgagtaacatttaaaaacatgtgcaTGTATATAAATTCACTTACATGGCTACAATCACAAGCCAGACGTTGGTTGCAGCATACTGTTTGATTGGTTCTCTGAAATGAACAAAGACAATGACTACACACCATGTAGCAATGTTTCTCTTTCTCTCTAGACCCATGATTTCGAAATGTGCGAGTCTAAAAGATGTATTCAagcagatttaaaaataaatcagtgtGTAACTAAACATTTGCTTTGTTGTGTTTTTCCTATAGCCAATACAAATCTTTACCACTACATTTGACTGATCCTCAGACTGTTTTCTGTCTCAGACAGATTTCCACTCATACTCACACATAGATGAAGATGCTTATGATAGCAAATGTGACGAGCAGTTGAACCACCAGAATTCCATACACCTTCCTGATGAACcctgtaaaatgaaaaatgttatagCCAATGGTACAATAATATGTGcttcatatattaatataaattaagttGTGAATGTTAAGATCTATCACTCTTCTTTATGAAATAATTGAGCGATTGCAGTCAGCAGGTTTTTTTGGCCAAATTTACAGCAAGTATTCTTATAGATTAATGGAAGCATTTCATGCATACccaatatttttagaaaactgTGACGTCAGAAAGTATTTATTGCCTATGAAACATTCTATGAATGAAATTCTTCTATTGTAATTGGTGGTACAGAATAGTTGAATTTGTTTATGCTATTTATATTCAAAGAATTAACCTCTTTATTACAgtttgagcttaattgtttagGATAGGCTGATCAGCATGTATTTAGACAACAGGATAGGCCTCCACTTAtaagcatttatatatatatatatatatatatatatatatatatatata
Proteins encoded in this window:
- the LOC128234849 gene encoding protein lifeguard 1-like gives rise to the protein MYDEESHLADDFTGFSDKEIRHGFIRKVYGILVVQLLVTFAIISIFIYVEPIKQYAATNVWLVIVAMVLTFVVLIVLSCCPDVRRSYPINFVLLGVFTVLEGFMLGVVSGTYKTEYVLMACGITAVVAVGLTIFAFQTRWDFTMLGGLLFVFLIVLFCFGLLCLIIQNHYANIVYSSLGALLFSFYLVFDTQMMMGGKHKYSISPEEYIFAALNLYLDIINLFLFILSLVGNRN